Proteins encoded within one genomic window of Micromonospora halotolerans:
- a CDS encoding NAD(P)H-hydrate dehydratase produces MPSRSEVITPALLRDWALPVPTGGKEARGTVLVVGGSRFTPGAVLLAGVAALRAGAGVLQLAAAESTAAALSIQVPEALVVGLPETADGAVRGDPGDLLDGLIAEADVVAVGPGLKDIDATRALLHVVLDAAGPETALVLDAYALGALSHEPDLLVGSGRKVVLTPNLTEARHLLDREPGDDLDAEAVHLARRYDAVVSLYGHIATPDGRAWREESGDAGLGTSGSGDVRAGLLAGLLSRGAEPAQAACWAAFAHAVSGQRLVPRYGRIGFLARELLDEIPYTVATV; encoded by the coding sequence ATGCCGAGCCGGTCTGAGGTCATCACCCCCGCGCTGCTGCGGGACTGGGCGCTGCCGGTGCCGACCGGCGGCAAGGAGGCCCGGGGCACCGTGCTGGTCGTCGGCGGGTCCCGGTTCACCCCGGGCGCGGTGCTGCTCGCCGGGGTGGCCGCACTGCGCGCCGGTGCCGGCGTGCTGCAACTGGCCGCCGCCGAGTCCACCGCCGCCGCGCTCAGCATCCAGGTGCCCGAGGCGCTGGTGGTCGGCCTGCCGGAGACCGCCGACGGCGCGGTCCGGGGCGACCCGGGTGACCTGCTCGACGGCCTGATCGCCGAGGCGGACGTGGTGGCGGTCGGGCCCGGCCTCAAGGACATCGACGCCACCCGGGCGCTGCTGCACGTCGTCCTCGACGCGGCGGGCCCGGAGACCGCGCTGGTGCTCGACGCGTACGCCCTCGGCGCGCTCAGCCACGAGCCGGACCTGCTGGTCGGCTCGGGACGCAAGGTGGTGCTCACGCCCAACCTCACCGAGGCCCGGCACCTGCTCGACCGGGAGCCCGGCGACGACCTGGACGCCGAGGCCGTGCACCTGGCCCGCCGGTACGACGCCGTGGTGTCCCTCTACGGTCACATCGCGACTCCCGACGGGCGGGCCTGGCGGGAGGAGAGCGGCGACGCGGGCCTGGGCACGTCGGGCAGCGGGGACGTCCGGGCCGGGCTGCTCGCCGGGCTGCTCTCCCGGGGCGCCGAGCCGGCGCAGGCCGCCTGCTGGGCCGCGTTCGCCCACGCGGTGAGCGGGCAGCGCCTGGTCCCCCGGTACGGCCGGATCGGCTTCCTGGCGCGCGAACTGCTCGACGAGATCCCCTACACGGTGGCCACCGTCTGA
- a CDS encoding histidine phosphatase family protein — translation MAELAALWIVRHGESTANVAATAAEAAGTELIDLTHRDADVPLSPTGEEQARATGRWLAGLPEARRPDVAVVSPYLRAVRTAELALAGTGVPASRDERLRDRELGILDGLTGHGVRRRHPDEAARRDRLGKFYYRPPGGESWTDVALRLRALLGDLRRDHAGGRVLLFGHDALVFLLRYLVEGLTEVELMALTRGHVIANCSVTGWSADAAGRLTPDVFNDVSHLHRQGARPTREDEVHAEPV, via the coding sequence ATGGCGGAACTGGCAGCCCTCTGGATCGTCCGGCACGGCGAGAGCACCGCGAACGTCGCGGCCACGGCCGCCGAGGCCGCGGGCACCGAGCTGATCGACCTGACCCACCGGGACGCGGACGTGCCGCTGTCGCCCACCGGCGAGGAGCAGGCCCGGGCGACCGGGCGGTGGCTCGCCGGGCTGCCCGAGGCGCGGCGGCCGGACGTGGCGGTGGTGTCGCCGTACCTCCGGGCGGTGCGGACCGCCGAGCTGGCCCTCGCCGGCACCGGCGTGCCGGCGAGCCGCGACGAGCGGCTGCGCGACCGCGAGCTGGGCATCCTCGACGGGTTGACCGGGCACGGCGTCCGCCGGCGGCACCCCGACGAGGCGGCGCGCCGGGACCGGCTCGGCAAGTTCTACTACCGCCCGCCCGGCGGGGAGTCCTGGACCGACGTGGCGCTACGGCTGCGCGCGCTCCTCGGCGACCTGCGCCGGGACCACGCCGGCGGCCGGGTGCTGCTGTTCGGCCACGACGCGCTGGTCTTCCTGCTGCGGTACCTCGTGGAGGGGCTCACCGAGGTCGAGCTCATGGCGCTGACCCGGGGGCACGTCATCGCCAACTGTTCGGTCACCGGCTGGTCGGCCGACGCCGCCGGCCGGCTGACCCCGGACGTGTTCAACGACGTCTCCCACCTGCACCGGCAGGGGGCGCGCCCGACCAGGGAGGACGAGGTCCATGCCGAGCCGGTCTGA
- a CDS encoding DNA polymerase domain-containing protein, whose protein sequence is MATTAAEEIRVGERLVRVSSPDKPYFPERGLTKLDVVRYFLAVGDGILRALRDRPTMLERWPRGVFEGAKIATRQTNKGDAFYQKRLPAGAPDWVRTAHITFPSGRTADEVAPSELAVVIWAANLGTLRFHPWPVSAGDVERPDQLRIDLDPMPGVDFAQVVPVAHEVRAFLDELGLVGYPKTTGGRGIHVYLSIEPRWSFGECRRAVLALGREMERRLPDLVTTTWWREQRDRPVFVDYNQMARDHTVTSAYSIRPTPRALVSAPLDWAELDDARPEDFDVVSLPARFAERGDPHAGLDERRFSLEPLLELADREGLEAPPER, encoded by the coding sequence GTGGCGACCACGGCGGCCGAGGAGATCCGGGTGGGGGAGCGGCTGGTCCGCGTCTCCAGCCCCGACAAGCCCTACTTCCCCGAGCGCGGCCTGACCAAGCTGGACGTGGTGCGCTACTTCCTGGCCGTCGGCGACGGCATCCTGCGCGCGCTGCGCGACCGACCGACCATGCTGGAGCGCTGGCCGCGTGGCGTGTTCGAGGGCGCGAAGATCGCCACCCGGCAGACCAACAAGGGCGACGCGTTCTACCAGAAGCGGTTGCCGGCCGGAGCGCCCGACTGGGTGCGCACCGCGCACATCACGTTCCCGAGCGGCCGGACCGCCGACGAGGTGGCCCCCAGCGAACTGGCCGTGGTGATCTGGGCGGCCAACCTGGGCACCCTGCGGTTCCACCCCTGGCCGGTGTCGGCCGGCGACGTGGAGCGTCCCGACCAGCTCCGCATCGACCTGGACCCGATGCCCGGGGTGGACTTCGCCCAGGTGGTCCCGGTCGCCCACGAGGTGCGCGCGTTCCTCGACGAGCTGGGCCTGGTGGGCTACCCGAAGACCACCGGCGGCCGGGGCATCCACGTCTACCTGTCGATCGAGCCGCGGTGGAGCTTCGGCGAGTGCCGGCGCGCGGTGCTGGCGCTGGGCCGGGAGATGGAGCGCCGGCTGCCCGACCTGGTCACCACCACCTGGTGGCGGGAGCAGCGGGACCGGCCGGTCTTCGTCGACTACAACCAGATGGCGCGCGACCACACCGTGACCTCGGCGTACTCGATCCGGCCCACCCCGCGGGCGCTGGTCTCGGCGCCGCTGGACTGGGCGGAGCTGGACGACGCCCGGCCGGAGGACTTCGACGTGGTCAGCCTGCCGGCCCGGTTCGCCGAGCGGGGCGACCCGCACGCCGGCCTGGACGAGCGCCGGTTCTCCCTGGAGCCGCTGCTGGAGCTGGCCGACCGGGAGGGCCTGGAGGCCCCGCCGGAGCGGTAG
- a CDS encoding Lrp/AsnC family transcriptional regulator, whose amino-acid sequence MSQETGSTAGTAGGTGRSAGPLDEVDRRILRELTEDARLSIRTLAERVHVSRTNAYARVERLLRDGVVTGFRAQVAPEPAGLGTSAYIALTIEQNTWREVSAELARVRYIEHAALLSGEHDVLALVRAPDNATLRDVVLDRVQSIAGVLSTRTWLVFEEFDGTLSPWQ is encoded by the coding sequence ATGAGCCAGGAGACCGGAAGCACAGCGGGCACGGCGGGCGGAACGGGACGTTCGGCCGGGCCACTCGACGAGGTCGACCGGCGGATCCTGCGCGAACTGACCGAGGACGCCCGGCTCTCCATCCGTACGCTGGCCGAACGGGTGCACGTCTCGCGCACCAACGCGTACGCGCGGGTGGAGCGGCTGCTGCGGGACGGGGTGGTCACCGGGTTCCGGGCCCAGGTGGCGCCCGAGCCGGCCGGGCTGGGCACCTCGGCGTACATCGCGCTGACCATCGAGCAGAACACCTGGCGCGAGGTGTCCGCCGAGCTGGCCCGGGTGCGCTACATCGAGCACGCGGCGCTGCTCAGCGGCGAGCACGACGTGCTGGCCCTGGTGCGGGCGCCGGACAACGCCACCCTGCGGGACGTGGTGCTGGACCGGGTGCAGAGCATCGCCGGGGTGCTGTCGACCCGCACCTGGCTGGTGTTCGAGGAGTTCGACGGGACGCTGAGCCCGTGGCAGTGA
- the pdhA gene encoding pyruvate dehydrogenase (acetyl-transferring) E1 component subunit alpha, with amino-acid sequence MGPPHVQEVPAVTTTPQAVRRASPRTRRPAIPAAPDPSDGLLPKSEPVRLLNPDGTPLPARDDYPEPPVEALREMYRRMVVGRRFDVQATALTKQGRLAVYPSSRGQEACQVGGVLALRDSDWVFPTYRESMALTARGIDPVEVLTLLRGDWHCGYDPTAVHTAPQCTPLATQCVHAAGLAYGESYQGRDTVALAFIGDGATSEGDFHEGVNFAAVFKAPVVYFVQNNKYAISVPLSRQTAAPSLAYKGVGYGVPSEQVDGNDPVAVLAVLNRAVAHARAGKGPYLVEAHTYRMEPHTNADDQTRYRDAEEVEAWRDRDPIARLEAYLRNRGVLDDTAVASIAEEAEAYAAALRDRMNAQPEVDPLSLFDHVYAEPTPQLVEQRDQVRAELAATRAEEGDA; translated from the coding sequence ATAGGGCCACCACACGTCCAGGAGGTCCCCGCCGTGACGACCACACCCCAGGCGGTCCGCAGGGCATCCCCGCGCACCCGCCGGCCGGCCATCCCGGCCGCTCCCGACCCCTCCGACGGCCTGCTGCCCAAGAGCGAGCCGGTCCGGCTGCTGAACCCGGACGGCACCCCGTTGCCGGCCCGGGACGACTACCCGGAGCCGCCGGTCGAGGCGCTGCGCGAGATGTACCGCCGCATGGTCGTCGGCCGTCGCTTCGACGTGCAGGCCACCGCGCTGACCAAGCAGGGCCGGCTCGCCGTCTACCCGTCCTCGCGCGGGCAGGAGGCCTGCCAGGTCGGCGGGGTGCTGGCGCTGCGCGACAGCGACTGGGTCTTCCCCACCTACCGGGAGTCCATGGCGCTGACCGCCCGCGGCATCGACCCGGTCGAGGTGCTCACCCTTCTTCGCGGCGACTGGCACTGCGGGTACGACCCGACGGCCGTGCACACCGCGCCGCAGTGCACCCCGCTCGCCACCCAGTGCGTGCACGCCGCCGGGCTGGCCTACGGCGAGTCCTACCAGGGGCGGGACACCGTGGCGCTGGCCTTCATCGGCGACGGCGCCACCAGCGAGGGCGACTTCCACGAGGGGGTCAACTTCGCTGCCGTGTTCAAGGCCCCGGTCGTCTACTTCGTGCAGAACAACAAGTACGCGATCAGCGTGCCGCTGTCCCGGCAGACCGCCGCGCCGAGCCTGGCCTACAAGGGCGTCGGCTACGGGGTGCCCAGCGAGCAGGTCGACGGCAACGACCCGGTGGCCGTGCTCGCGGTGCTCAACCGCGCCGTCGCGCACGCCCGCGCCGGCAAGGGCCCGTACCTGGTCGAGGCCCACACCTACCGGATGGAGCCGCACACCAACGCCGACGACCAGACCCGCTACCGGGACGCCGAGGAGGTCGAGGCGTGGCGCGACCGCGACCCGATCGCCCGGCTGGAGGCGTACCTGCGGAACCGGGGCGTGCTGGACGACACCGCGGTCGCGTCGATCGCCGAGGAGGCCGAGGCGTACGCCGCCGCGCTGCGCGACCGGATGAACGCCCAGCCCGAGGTGGACCCGCTCAGCCTCTTCGACCACGTCTACGCGGAGCCGACCCCGCAACTGGTCGAGCAGCGTGACCAGGTCCGTGCCGAGCTGGCCGCGACCCGCGCCGAGGAGGGGGACGCCTGA
- a CDS encoding alpha-ketoacid dehydrogenase subunit beta: MATMTMAKALNAALADAMLDDERVVVFGEDVGQLGGVFRITDGLQARFGDKRCFDTPLAEAGIVGFAVGLAMSGLRPVVEMQFDAFAYPAFEQIASHVAKLRNRTRGALSVPIVIRVPYAGGIGGVEHHCDSSEAYYAHTPGLKVVTPATVEDAYSLLREAIDDPDPVVFMEPKKLYFSSAEAELPARTAPFGTAVVRRAGTDATLVAYGPAVPVALEAAEAAREEGWDLEVVDVRTIVPFDDATVTASVRKTGRCVVIQEAQGFAGVGAEIAARVQERCFHALHAPVLRVSGLDIPYPAPMLEHTHLPSVDRVLDAVARLQWDDQPDERWVAA, from the coding sequence ATGGCCACCATGACCATGGCGAAGGCGCTCAACGCCGCGCTCGCCGACGCGATGCTGGACGACGAGCGGGTGGTTGTCTTCGGTGAGGACGTCGGGCAGCTCGGCGGGGTTTTCCGGATCACCGACGGCCTCCAGGCCCGGTTCGGCGACAAGCGCTGCTTCGACACCCCTCTCGCCGAGGCCGGCATCGTCGGTTTCGCCGTCGGCCTGGCCATGTCCGGGCTGCGCCCGGTGGTCGAGATGCAGTTCGACGCGTTCGCGTACCCGGCGTTCGAGCAGATCGCCTCGCACGTGGCGAAGCTGCGCAACCGCACCCGGGGCGCGCTCAGCGTGCCGATCGTCATCCGGGTGCCCTACGCCGGCGGCATCGGCGGCGTGGAGCACCACTGCGACTCGTCCGAGGCGTACTACGCGCACACGCCGGGCCTGAAGGTCGTCACCCCGGCCACCGTCGAGGACGCGTACTCGCTGCTGCGCGAGGCGATCGACGACCCGGACCCGGTCGTGTTCATGGAGCCGAAGAAGCTCTACTTCTCCAGCGCCGAGGCGGAGCTGCCGGCCCGGACCGCGCCGTTCGGGACGGCCGTCGTGCGCCGTGCCGGCACCGACGCCACCCTGGTCGCGTACGGGCCGGCGGTGCCGGTCGCGCTGGAGGCCGCCGAGGCCGCCCGCGAGGAGGGCTGGGACCTGGAGGTGGTCGACGTACGCACCATCGTGCCGTTCGACGACGCCACCGTGACCGCCTCGGTGCGGAAGACCGGCCGCTGCGTGGTGATCCAGGAGGCGCAGGGCTTCGCCGGGGTGGGCGCGGAGATCGCCGCCCGGGTCCAGGAGCGCTGCTTCCACGCCCTGCACGCCCCGGTGCTGCGGGTGTCCGGGCTGGACATCCCCTACCCGGCGCCGATGCTGGAGCACACCCACCTGCCCTCGGTCGACCGGGTGCTGGACGCCGTGGCCCGGCTCCAGTGGGACGACCAGCCGGACGAGCGGTGGGTGGCGGCATGA
- a CDS encoding dihydrolipoamide acetyltransferase family protein has product MTTATGTRDFLLPDLGEGLSEAEIVEWRVAVGDVVTVDQTVVEVETAKAVVDVPCPYAGRVVALHGAAGEVRPVGQPLITIAPLDGDGGDDPHATYREEERAGSGNVLIGYGTGHGGSGRRRRRPRLALAPEPDAAPAAPAPAAAAADRTAPLVISPIVRRLARERGLDLAALHGTGPGGVIRRADVEAASTASAAQLAAVPDAPAAHVGLAPAGDGDVVIPLTGIRKVIADKLSRSRREIPEVTIWVDVDATGLLATRAAINAATPEAPVSILALLARICLSGLRKYPQLNAHVDTEGQRIVQSAGVHLGIAAQTDRGLVVPVLRDAQRLTTRELAAALAETTAAARAGTLPPARLTGGTFTLNNYGVFGVDGSTPIINHPEAALLGVGRIVDKPWVVDGQLAVRKVTQLSLTFDHRVCDGGVAGGFLRHVADCVEQPALLVANV; this is encoded by the coding sequence ATGACCACCGCGACCGGGACCCGGGACTTCCTCCTGCCCGACCTGGGCGAGGGCCTGAGCGAGGCGGAGATCGTCGAGTGGCGGGTCGCCGTCGGCGACGTGGTCACCGTGGACCAGACCGTCGTGGAGGTGGAGACGGCCAAGGCCGTGGTGGACGTCCCCTGCCCGTACGCCGGCCGGGTCGTGGCCCTGCACGGCGCGGCGGGTGAGGTCCGCCCGGTGGGCCAGCCGCTCATCACGATCGCCCCGCTCGACGGCGACGGCGGCGACGACCCGCACGCCACCTACCGCGAGGAGGAGCGGGCCGGCTCCGGCAACGTCCTGATCGGGTACGGCACCGGCCACGGCGGCTCCGGCCGGCGGCGCCGCCGCCCCCGGCTGGCCCTGGCCCCCGAGCCCGACGCCGCGCCGGCCGCCCCCGCCCCGGCGGCCGCCGCCGCGGACCGCACCGCACCGCTGGTCATCTCGCCGATCGTCCGGCGGCTGGCCCGGGAACGCGGCCTCGACCTGGCGGCCCTGCACGGCACCGGGCCGGGCGGGGTGATCCGCCGCGCCGACGTCGAGGCGGCGTCCACCGCGTCGGCCGCGCAGCTCGCCGCCGTGCCGGACGCCCCGGCCGCGCACGTCGGGCTGGCCCCGGCCGGCGACGGCGACGTGGTCATCCCGCTCACCGGCATCCGCAAGGTCATCGCGGACAAGCTCTCCCGCAGCCGACGGGAGATCCCCGAGGTGACCATCTGGGTGGACGTGGACGCCACCGGGCTGCTGGCGACCCGGGCCGCGATCAACGCCGCCACCCCGGAGGCGCCGGTCAGCATCCTGGCCCTGCTGGCCCGGATCTGCCTGAGCGGCCTGCGGAAGTACCCGCAGCTCAACGCCCACGTCGACACCGAGGGGCAGCGGATCGTCCAGTCGGCCGGGGTGCACCTGGGCATCGCCGCGCAGACCGACCGGGGCCTCGTCGTCCCGGTGCTGCGCGACGCCCAGCGGCTGACCACCCGGGAGCTGGCCGCGGCCCTCGCCGAGACCACGGCGGCCGCCCGGGCCGGCACCCTGCCCCCGGCCCGGCTCACCGGCGGCACGTTCACGCTGAACAACTACGGGGTGTTCGGCGTGGACGGGTCCACCCCGATCATCAACCACCCGGAGGCGGCGCTGCTCGGCGTCGGCCGGATCGTCGACAAGCCGTGGGTGGTCGACGGGCAGCTCGCCGTGCGCAAGGTGACCCAGCTCAGCCTCACCTTCGACCACCGGGTCTGCGACGGCGGGGTGGCCGGCGGCTTCCTGCGGCACGTCGCGGACTGCGTGGAACAGCCTGCCCTGCTGGTGGCGAACGTCTGA
- a CDS encoding right-handed parallel beta-helix repeat-containing protein yields the protein MTYPHMPSAGGVRSHPVAGAPLMCDAREHGLTGDGTTNDQPAFAALVDLLGDAYAADGRARVIYCPPGVYSMRDAGTVWRTGVSLVGAGPGATRFVLGNPGDRADPTPLAFHTAELHGASRERHLAYCTFADFEIDGSGVAMAEYNPLAKGLGLQYVVRGMFRNLYIHHTAATGLGCDFLQDCLIDGVLVAGCGRMDNGTEMGGAGIGIGIGGWGSVERVNVVNCSAVGNATSGIFFELQFEGGLRPRGIRVVGCHAEGNRFGVADWGANGLVVSACTLVGNLDAGFQVSAKGTTGTAGRGGLLTDCVIDANLRDGISIGNTPGPYTVRGNRISGNGRYGYHQRSLGAAGQECAREIVIESNDFYGNSLDAVRFDRPVRDAFVVDNRIRANGRQCGPEERSGGDTVRYSEKSVVDRRASWRDDAHRGKTIRVGERVAVVAANDENELHLAPVRPGAFTGWSGDTPKPGSSYEIPGPPATRAGITVNATMDAATIRGNRVWDSHEPTTQTHGLWVTAEGGCVGCRVEDNDLAGNAEAAVRLDTPPVGGRWERNHGDDDRG from the coding sequence ATGACCTATCCGCACATGCCCTCGGCCGGTGGGGTGCGCTCGCATCCGGTCGCCGGCGCGCCACTGATGTGCGACGCGCGGGAGCACGGGCTGACCGGGGACGGGACGACCAACGACCAACCGGCCTTCGCCGCGCTGGTGGACCTGCTGGGTGACGCGTACGCCGCCGACGGGCGGGCCCGGGTGATCTACTGCCCGCCCGGGGTGTACTCGATGCGGGACGCCGGCACGGTCTGGCGGACCGGCGTCTCGCTGGTCGGCGCGGGCCCCGGCGCCACCCGGTTCGTGCTCGGCAACCCGGGCGACCGGGCCGACCCGACCCCGCTGGCGTTCCACACCGCCGAGCTGCACGGCGCGAGCCGAGAGCGGCACCTGGCCTACTGCACCTTCGCCGACTTCGAGATCGACGGGTCCGGGGTGGCGATGGCCGAGTACAACCCGCTCGCCAAAGGGTTGGGCCTCCAGTACGTGGTCCGGGGCATGTTCCGCAACCTCTACATCCACCACACCGCGGCGACCGGCCTGGGCTGCGACTTCCTCCAGGACTGCCTGATCGACGGGGTGCTGGTGGCCGGCTGCGGGCGGATGGACAACGGCACCGAGATGGGCGGCGCGGGGATCGGGATCGGGATCGGCGGCTGGGGCAGCGTCGAGCGGGTCAACGTGGTGAACTGCTCGGCGGTCGGCAACGCCACCAGCGGGATCTTCTTCGAGCTGCAGTTCGAGGGCGGGCTGCGCCCGCGCGGCATCCGGGTGGTCGGCTGCCATGCCGAGGGCAACCGCTTCGGCGTCGCCGACTGGGGCGCCAACGGCCTCGTCGTGTCGGCGTGCACGCTGGTCGGCAACCTCGACGCCGGCTTCCAGGTCTCGGCCAAGGGCACCACCGGCACGGCGGGTCGCGGTGGCCTCCTCACCGACTGCGTGATCGACGCGAACCTGCGCGACGGGATCAGCATCGGCAACACCCCCGGGCCGTACACCGTGCGGGGCAACCGGATCAGCGGTAACGGCCGGTACGGCTACCACCAGCGCAGCCTGGGCGCCGCGGGACAGGAGTGCGCCCGGGAGATCGTCATCGAGAGCAACGACTTCTACGGCAACAGCCTGGACGCCGTCCGCTTCGACCGGCCGGTCCGGGACGCGTTCGTCGTCGACAACCGGATCCGGGCGAACGGCCGCCAGTGCGGGCCCGAAGAGCGGAGCGGCGGCGACACGGTCCGGTACAGCGAGAAGTCGGTCGTCGACCGCCGGGCGAGCTGGCGGGACGACGCGCACCGGGGCAAGACCATCCGGGTGGGCGAGCGGGTCGCGGTGGTCGCCGCGAACGACGAGAACGAGCTGCACCTGGCCCCGGTCCGGCCGGGCGCCTTCACGGGCTGGAGCGGCGACACCCCGAAGCCCGGCAGCAGTTACGAGATACCTGGGCCGCCGGCGACCCGGGCCGGCATCACCGTCAACGCGACCATGGACGCGGCCACCATCCGCGGCAACCGGGTCTGGGACAGCCACGAGCCGACCACCCAGACACACGGACTCTGGGTCACCGCGGAGGGCGGCTGCGTCGGCTGCCGGGTCGAGGACAACGACCTGGCCGGCAACGCGGAGGCGGCCGTCCGGCTGGACACGCCGCCCGTGGGCGGACGTTGGGAACGCAACCACGGGGACGACGACCGGGGGTGA
- a CDS encoding L,D-transpeptidase gives MDVRRRLTLLAVTIAATPLVVGGCTAGQREAVKPGHGKAAAPPSVTLTPVDRTKGVPVSAEVGATVSGGKVTAVKLTDDKGRPVPAQPREDGSGWVPDRPLENSRTYTAEVTATGDSGRTTTQKTTFTTMAKSTKPTVTSELYFTSKQTYGTAMPVVVAFDPPIPKEARADVQRRLFVKTDPPQPGTWSWMADGKQVEYRAPDFWKSGTKISVRSALEGLPIGKDAIGDADHSATSTIGRQVSLEIDNATKQMSVFREGKLLRKVPVSLGKSSTPTSSGKMVIMEKFDRTTFDTRGSADPYVVDVDDAQRLTWGGEFIHSAPWSEGEQGFTNTSHGCTNVSAAAADWLMGITQVGDLVTVKGTEVKLDQGNGFTAWNVGWDEFVKGSALPVPAGLKPTHSATPHPGAVAGGSSPAPAPSKSNSGG, from the coding sequence ATGGACGTGAGGCGGCGATTGACGCTATTGGCGGTGACCATCGCAGCCACACCGTTGGTGGTCGGCGGGTGCACCGCCGGCCAGCGGGAGGCAGTCAAGCCCGGTCACGGCAAGGCGGCGGCCCCGCCGTCGGTGACCCTCACCCCGGTGGACCGGACGAAGGGTGTGCCGGTCAGCGCCGAGGTGGGAGCGACGGTCAGCGGCGGGAAGGTGACCGCCGTGAAGCTCACCGACGACAAGGGCCGGCCGGTGCCGGCGCAGCCGCGCGAGGACGGGTCGGGCTGGGTGCCGGACCGGCCGCTGGAGAATTCGCGGACGTACACCGCGGAGGTGACCGCGACCGGCGATTCCGGGCGGACCACCACGCAGAAGACGACGTTCACCACGATGGCGAAATCCACCAAACCGACCGTCACGAGCGAGCTCTATTTCACCAGTAAGCAGACGTACGGGACGGCGATGCCGGTGGTCGTCGCATTCGATCCGCCAATTCCGAAAGAGGCCAGAGCGGACGTGCAGCGCCGGTTGTTCGTGAAGACCGACCCGCCGCAGCCGGGCACCTGGTCCTGGATGGCGGACGGCAAGCAGGTCGAATACCGGGCGCCCGACTTCTGGAAGTCCGGCACGAAGATCAGCGTCCGGAGCGCCCTGGAGGGGCTGCCGATCGGCAAGGACGCCATCGGCGACGCCGACCACAGCGCGACCTCCACGATCGGCCGGCAGGTCTCGCTCGAGATCGACAACGCCACCAAGCAGATGTCCGTCTTCCGGGAGGGCAAGCTGCTCCGCAAGGTTCCGGTGAGCCTCGGCAAGTCGAGCACGCCCACCTCCAGCGGCAAGATGGTGATCATGGAGAAGTTCGACCGGACCACCTTCGACACCCGGGGTTCGGCCGATCCGTACGTGGTCGACGTGGACGACGCCCAGCGGCTCACCTGGGGTGGCGAGTTCATCCACTCCGCCCCGTGGTCGGAGGGGGAGCAGGGCTTCACCAACACCTCACACGGCTGCACCAACGTCTCCGCGGCCGCCGCGGACTGGCTGATGGGCATCACCCAGGTCGGCGACCTGGTGACCGTCAAGGGCACCGAGGTGAAGCTCGACCAGGGCAACGGCTTCACGGCCTGGAACGTCGGCTGGGACGAGTTCGTCAAGGGCAGCGCGCTGCCCGTACCGGCCGGGCTGAAGCCCACGCACAGCGCCACGCCGCACCCGGGCGCGGTGGCCGGCGGGTCGTCGCCCGCCCCCGCCCCGTCCAAGAGCAACAGCGGCGGCTGA
- a CDS encoding SMP-30/gluconolactonase/LRE family protein — MAVPRPRVPLLIRPVREPATVPPPLDGPWAPTDVRLDRADLLPLPDGAHGPEDVLIDPEGRVVSGDEDGRLWWWPADASAGTRPTLLAETGGRPLGIELDPVDGGLVVCDAYRGLLRVTPDGAVHELTGAAPPVHLADNAAVSRDGTIYFTDSSDRFPLSHWKRDLLEHRPNGRVLAYDRRTGRTEVVAGGLYFPNGVALTPDESALMLVETATHRLLRVDLPDGRATVLADLPAYPDNVSAVGDGTYWIALPSPRLPIMEKLLPHPRVRQLVALLPGAVQPQPRRYGLVALVDGAGRVLRTLHGPSGAYPMVTGVRQHGRHLWLGSLTATGVARVDLD, encoded by the coding sequence ATGGCCGTCCCCCGCCCGCGCGTGCCCCTGCTGATCCGACCGGTCCGTGAGCCGGCCACCGTGCCACCGCCGCTGGACGGGCCGTGGGCTCCCACCGACGTGCGGCTCGACCGGGCCGACCTGCTGCCGCTGCCCGACGGCGCGCACGGCCCGGAGGACGTGCTGATCGACCCGGAGGGCCGGGTGGTCAGCGGCGACGAGGACGGCCGGCTCTGGTGGTGGCCGGCGGACGCTTCGGCCGGCACCCGCCCCACGCTGCTCGCCGAGACCGGCGGCCGGCCGCTCGGCATCGAGCTGGACCCGGTCGACGGCGGGCTGGTGGTCTGCGACGCCTACCGGGGGCTGCTGCGGGTCACGCCCGACGGCGCGGTGCACGAGCTGACCGGCGCGGCGCCACCGGTGCACCTGGCCGACAACGCCGCCGTGTCCCGGGACGGCACGATCTACTTCACCGACTCGTCGGACCGGTTCCCGCTCTCGCACTGGAAGCGGGACCTGCTGGAGCACCGGCCCAACGGCCGCGTGCTGGCGTACGACCGGCGCACCGGGCGCACCGAGGTGGTGGCGGGCGGGCTCTACTTCCCCAACGGGGTGGCGCTCACCCCGGACGAGTCCGCGCTGATGCTGGTCGAGACGGCCACCCACCGGCTGCTCCGGGTGGACCTGCCGGACGGCCGGGCCACCGTGCTGGCCGACCTGCCGGCCTATCCGGACAACGTCTCCGCCGTGGGCGACGGGACCTACTGGATCGCGCTGCCCAGCCCGCGGCTGCCGATCATGGAGAAGCTGCTGCCCCATCCCCGGGTCCGCCAGCTCGTGGCCCTGCTGCCGGGTGCGGTGCAGCCGCAGCCCCGCCGCTACGGGCTGGTCGCCCTGGTGGACGGGGCCGGTCGGGTGCTGCGCACCCTGCACGGTCCGAGTGGGGCGTACCCGATGGTCACCGGCGTGCGGCAGCACGGGCGGCACCTCTGGCTGGGCAGCCTGACCGCGACGGGCGTGGCCCGGGTCGACCTGGACTGA